The following are encoded together in the Gammaproteobacteria bacterium genome:
- a CDS encoding glycosyltransferase: MTAEAPPMIDVDVLIPTYARPAALAVTLTSLAAQTFGAFRVIVSDQTEGDGAVAAGEVLAAARVLVSHGCEVRLQKHLPRRGIAEQRQFLLEQARAPYVLCLDDDVILEPYVLGMLVDVIREEHCGFVGSSVIGLSFARDVRPDEQRVELWKGRVQPEEVRPGSEAWDRWKLHSAANLYHVQRRLGAAAGAPLRYKVAWVSACVLYDAEKLRAVGGFSFWEKLPAEHCGEDVLAQLELMRVHGGCGVMPSGAYHQELPTTIPHRDFGADRMLLGTGRESRMRSV; this comes from the coding sequence ATGACGGCGGAAGCGCCCCCGATGATCGACGTCGACGTGCTGATCCCGACGTACGCGCGCCCGGCCGCGCTCGCGGTGACGTTGACGAGCCTCGCCGCGCAGACCTTCGGCGCGTTCCGCGTGATCGTCTCCGATCAGACCGAGGGCGACGGCGCCGTCGCTGCGGGCGAGGTGCTTGCGGCTGCCCGCGTGCTCGTGAGCCATGGTTGCGAGGTCAGGCTGCAGAAGCATTTGCCGAGGCGCGGGATCGCCGAGCAGCGTCAGTTCCTGCTCGAGCAGGCCCGCGCGCCGTACGTGTTGTGTCTCGATGACGATGTGATTCTCGAGCCCTACGTGCTCGGCATGCTGGTCGATGTCATCCGCGAGGAGCACTGCGGATTCGTCGGCTCGTCCGTGATCGGACTGAGCTTCGCACGGGACGTGCGTCCCGACGAGCAGCGGGTGGAGCTCTGGAAAGGCCGCGTGCAGCCGGAGGAGGTGCGGCCCGGCAGCGAGGCCTGGGATCGATGGAAGCTGCACAGCGCAGCGAATCTCTATCACGTGCAGCGGCGCCTCGGCGCCGCGGCGGGCGCGCCGCTCCGCTACAAGGTGGCATGGGTATCGGCCTGCGTGCTCTACGACGCCGAGAAGCTTCGCGCGGTCGGCGGCTTCTCGTTCTGGGAGAAGCTGCCCGCCGAGCACTGCGGCGAGGACGTCCTCGCACAACTCGAGCTGATGCGTGTCCATGGCGGCTGCGGCGTGATGCCTTCGGGCGCCTATCACCAGGAGTTGCCGACGACGATCCCCCATCGCGACTTCGGCGCCGATCGGATGCTGCTCGGCACCGGACGCGAGAGCCGAATGCGGAGCGTCTAG
- a CDS encoding glycosyltransferase family 9 protein — protein sequence MDDGAEEGGRTTASAGGRWQAVRRLLVIRADNIGDVVMAGPALRAVRETLPDVHVTLLASPTGAQAAPLLPWIDDVIVRRVLWQDLGRLPFEPRRERGLIARLAAGRFDGAVILTSFSQSPHPAAFVAWLAGIPLRAGASRERSGLLTDPVAFPPFECHQTARNLAVVAALGFRVRSSALEVRIPPEARSRAAALLRQRGIADGASYLLWNPWATAAARTWDPRHGSQAVRLVAAATGLSVVVTGSAREADGTAALAEAVGTAAVDLAGRTSVAELAALVRDARLVITNHTLAMHLADALGTPAVVTFSGTDLESQWAPRRSPHRLLRKPTACAPCYAFDCPFGHECLGFEPRDVADAALELLAASAPPRATPVEARRA from the coding sequence ATGGACGACGGAGCGGAAGAGGGCGGCAGGACGACGGCGAGCGCGGGCGGTCGCTGGCAAGCGGTCCGCCGTCTTCTCGTGATCCGCGCCGACAACATCGGCGACGTCGTGATGGCGGGGCCGGCGTTGCGCGCCGTTCGCGAGACGCTGCCGGACGTGCACGTCACGCTGCTCGCAAGCCCGACGGGCGCGCAGGCGGCGCCGCTGTTGCCCTGGATCGACGACGTGATCGTGCGCCGGGTGCTGTGGCAGGACCTCGGCCGCCTGCCGTTCGAGCCGCGCCGCGAGCGCGGGCTGATCGCGAGGCTCGCGGCCGGACGGTTCGACGGCGCCGTGATCCTGACGAGCTTCAGCCAGAGCCCGCACCCGGCGGCGTTCGTCGCGTGGCTCGCCGGGATTCCGCTGCGCGCGGGAGCGTCCCGGGAGCGGAGCGGACTGTTGACCGATCCCGTCGCATTCCCGCCGTTCGAGTGTCACCAAACCGCGCGCAACCTCGCGGTCGTCGCCGCGCTCGGCTTCCGCGTTCGCTCGTCGGCTCTCGAGGTGCGCATTCCGCCGGAGGCGCGAAGCCGTGCCGCGGCGTTGCTGCGGCAGCGGGGGATTGCCGACGGCGCGTCGTACCTGCTGTGGAATCCGTGGGCCACGGCCGCGGCGCGCACCTGGGATCCGCGGCACGGTTCGCAAGCGGTCCGACTCGTCGCGGCGGCGACGGGCTTGTCGGTCGTGGTCACGGGCAGCGCGCGCGAGGCCGACGGGACGGCTGCGCTCGCCGAAGCCGTCGGCACGGCGGCCGTCGATCTCGCAGGGCGCACGTCCGTCGCGGAGCTCGCCGCGCTCGTCCGCGACGCGCGCCTCGTGATCACGAACCACACGCTCGCGATGCATCTCGCGGACGCGCTCGGCACGCCTGCCGTCGTGACTTTCTCGGGCACCGACCTCGAATCGCAGTGGGCGCCGCGCCGCTCGCCGCATCGGCTACTCCGCAAGCCGACCGCGTGCGCGCCGTGCTATGCGTTCGACTGCCCGTTCGGCCACGAATGCCTCGGCTTCGAGCCACGGGACGTGGCGGACGCCGCGCTCGAGCTGCTCGCGGCCTCGGCGCCGCCGCGGGCGACGCCCGTGGAGGCGCGCCGTGCTTGA